Proteins encoded together in one Formosa sp. Hel3_A1_48 window:
- a CDS encoding DUF5916 domain-containing protein: MTAQITVPNQYFTVEISSEKAPKIDGLLDDSIWSMVDWGSDFIEVFPDENTAPSEQTKFKILYDQKHLYIGLLALDTAPETITNRLSRRDGFEGDRMNVLIDSYHDLRTAFLFTVTAAGVRGDELITENGSDIDDSWNPIWTTKAQIISEGWSAEMKIPLSQLRFGDPDEQVWGLNVARNLFRANELSAWDRIPVGSAGWVSEAGELRGIKNIRPQKQLEIQPFTVAQLESYKAEAGNPYRDGRDSKINAGLDAKIGVTNDLTLDLTVNPDFGQVEADPAAIALDGFEIFNREQRPFFVENKNIFDYRFAGNRNNLFFSRRIGRSPQVYPPVDDVAYTNRPQNTTILGAAKFSGKTKNGWSIGVLESMTAKEYVEINNDGTVEKAEAEPFTNYFVGRVQKDMNDRNTFLGGMFTATNRSTSEATSELRKAAYSGGIDFKHQWKNRDYYIQTNFVLSRVEGSPEAIKATQENITHLFNRVDASHVEVDPNRTSLTGTGGLFEVGRVGGINWNFKAGFNWASPELELNDIGFLRRADQKFQFFDLSYNTAKPVSIFRDVTLRFKQFTTHDFEGNHIRTQYDFRSRLGFLNNWRMSIGLTHKPKIYQNTALRGGPRWRFSKENFKFLFINTDDRKNFNARVGAIHSQAEEDNFSFLKFELDLNYQPIKALNISISPEFETRPNKTQYVTQVDYNNSKRYILGTIDNQTLSASFRLNYTINPNLTIQYYAQPFISKGQFKDFKYVTDATANRLNDRFYAYNASQIDLIDDTYQVDDDADGLTDYNFNNPDFSFVQFNSNLVLRWEYIPGSELFLVWSQGTRANISTAEGLIDGFQTGILDQQPQNIFLIKATYRFIL, translated from the coding sequence ATGACAGCACAAATAACAGTTCCAAACCAATATTTTACTGTAGAAATAAGCTCGGAAAAAGCGCCTAAAATTGATGGTTTACTTGACGACTCTATTTGGAGCATGGTGGATTGGGGCTCAGATTTTATTGAAGTGTTTCCTGACGAAAATACTGCGCCAAGTGAACAAACGAAATTTAAAATTTTATACGACCAAAAGCATTTATACATAGGGCTATTGGCTTTGGATACTGCACCTGAAACAATAACCAATCGCCTTTCGAGGCGTGACGGCTTTGAGGGCGATAGAATGAATGTTCTCATTGATAGTTATCATGACCTCCGTACTGCATTTCTATTTACAGTCACTGCTGCAGGTGTTCGTGGAGATGAACTTATTACCGAAAACGGGAGTGATATTGACGATAGCTGGAACCCAATTTGGACCACAAAAGCACAAATTATTTCAGAGGGGTGGTCTGCTGAAATGAAAATCCCTTTAAGTCAATTGCGTTTTGGTGATCCGGATGAACAAGTTTGGGGTCTAAATGTAGCCCGTAATTTATTTAGAGCAAATGAATTATCCGCATGGGATCGAATTCCAGTAGGCTCTGCGGGCTGGGTTAGCGAAGCAGGAGAACTTAGGGGAATCAAAAATATAAGGCCCCAAAAGCAGTTAGAAATTCAACCTTTCACTGTTGCTCAGTTAGAGTCTTACAAGGCCGAAGCTGGCAACCCATATCGCGATGGGCGGGATTCTAAAATCAATGCCGGTTTGGACGCAAAGATTGGAGTAACTAATGATTTGACTTTAGATCTAACGGTCAATCCAGACTTTGGACAAGTTGAGGCAGATCCTGCTGCTATTGCTCTAGACGGCTTTGAGATTTTTAACCGTGAACAAAGACCATTTTTTGTAGAAAATAAAAACATTTTTGATTATCGTTTTGCAGGAAACCGGAACAATCTGTTTTTTTCCCGACGTATTGGGAGAAGCCCTCAAGTATATCCACCTGTAGATGATGTTGCCTACACAAATCGGCCTCAAAACACAACTATACTAGGAGCGGCCAAATTTAGCGGTAAAACAAAAAATGGATGGTCAATCGGAGTTTTAGAAAGTATGACCGCTAAAGAATATGTTGAAATCAACAATGATGGGACAGTGGAAAAAGCTGAGGCAGAGCCTTTTACAAATTATTTTGTAGGAAGAGTCCAAAAGGACATGAACGATCGAAACACCTTTTTGGGCGGTATGTTTACGGCAACTAATCGTTCTACTTCTGAAGCAACATCCGAACTTAGGAAAGCAGCCTATTCTGGAGGTATCGATTTTAAACACCAATGGAAAAATCGGGACTACTACATACAGACTAATTTTGTACTAAGCCGTGTGGAAGGAAGCCCTGAGGCCATAAAGGCCACACAAGAAAATATCACCCACCTTTTTAATAGAGTTGATGCCTCTCATGTAGAAGTGGATCCGAATAGAACTTCACTTACAGGGACTGGTGGGCTTTTTGAAGTTGGTAGAGTTGGTGGTATAAATTGGAATTTTAAAGCGGGATTTAATTGGGCCTCCCCGGAGCTAGAACTCAATGATATTGGGTTTTTACGTCGTGCCGATCAAAAGTTTCAATTTTTTGATTTGAGTTACAACACGGCAAAACCAGTTTCTATTTTTAGAGATGTTACTTTGAGATTTAAACAATTCACTACTCATGATTTTGAGGGAAATCACATCAGAACCCAATATGATTTTCGATCGCGGTTAGGGTTTTTGAACAATTGGAGAATGAGCATAGGGCTAACACACAAACCTAAAATTTATCAAAACACGGCCTTGAGAGGAGGGCCTAGATGGCGTTTCTCGAAAGAAAATTTTAAGTTTTTGTTCATAAATACCGACGACAGAAAGAACTTTAATGCTCGTGTTGGAGCCATTCACTCTCAAGCCGAAGAGGACAATTTTTCATTTCTCAAGTTTGAATTAGATTTAAATTATCAACCCATCAAAGCGTTGAATATTTCAATTTCACCAGAATTTGAAACACGTCCGAACAAGACGCAGTATGTAACTCAAGTAGATTACAATAATTCAAAGCGCTATATTTTAGGCACTATAGACAATCAAACACTAAGTGCTTCCTTTCGTTTAAATTATACCATCAACCCAAACTTAACTATACAATACTATGCCCAGCCATTTATTTCAAAGGGCCAGTTTAAAGACTTTAAATATGTAACTGATGCAACCGCCAACCGCCTGAACGACCGGTTCTATGCTTACAATGCCTCACAAATCGATTTAATTGATGACACTTATCAAGTTGATGACGATGCTGACGGCCTGACGGATTACAATTTTAATAACCCTGATTTTTCATTTGTTCAGTTCAATTCTAATTTGGTGTTGCGTTGGGAATATATTCCTGGCTCAGAGCTATTTTTGGTTTGGTCTCAGGGGACAAGAGCTAATATTTCAACTGCAGAAGGTCTTATTGATGGATTTCAAACAGGGATTTTGGATCAACAACCGCAAAATATATTTTTGATCAAAGCAACTTACCGCTTCATCTTGTGA
- the rplM gene encoding 50S ribosomal protein L13, with translation MDTLSYKTISANKATVDKQWVLIDAEGQTLGRLASKVAILLRGKHKPNFTPHVDCGDNVIVINSEKINLSGNKWNDKSYIRHTGYPGGQRSLTATEMFAKDPARLVEKSVKGMLPKNKLGAALFRNLDVVVGAAHKHEAQQPKTINLNEVN, from the coding sequence GTGGATACCCTAAGTTATAAAACAATTTCAGCAAACAAAGCCACTGTCGATAAGCAGTGGGTACTTATAGATGCAGAAGGACAAACCCTTGGGCGTTTGGCTTCTAAAGTAGCGATTCTTTTAAGAGGAAAGCACAAGCCAAACTTTACACCTCATGTTGATTGTGGTGATAACGTGATTGTTATCAATTCTGAAAAAATCAACTTATCAGGAAACAAGTGGAATGACAAATCTTACATCCGCCATACAGGATACCCTGGTGGGCAACGATCTTTAACAGCAACAGAGATGTTTGCTAAAGATCCTGCACGCTTAGTTGAAAAATCAGTAAAAGGAATGTTGCCCAAAAACAAATTAGGAGCGGCATTGTTTCGCAACTTGGACGTTGTAGTAGGCGCTGCGCACAAACATGAAGCGCAACAACCAAAAACAATTAATTTAAACGAAGTTAACTAA
- the rpsI gene encoding 30S ribosomal protein S9, translated as MEVIHKIGRRKTAVARVYVSEGKGNITVNSKDIKDYFPTATLQYKVNQPLALTDNEGNFDVKVNVHGGGSTGQAEAVRLAISRAMCELNEENRSVLKPEGLLTRDPRMVERKKFGQKKARKKFQFSKR; from the coding sequence ATGGAAGTTATTCACAAAATTGGTCGAAGAAAAACAGCTGTAGCGCGGGTTTATGTTTCTGAAGGAAAAGGAAACATTACTGTAAATAGTAAAGACATTAAAGACTATTTCCCAACAGCAACTCTTCAATATAAAGTAAATCAGCCATTGGCACTCACTGACAACGAAGGCAACTTTGACGTCAAAGTTAATGTTCATGGTGGAGGTTCGACAGGACAAGCGGAAGCTGTTCGTTTAGCTATATCTCGTGCTATGTGCGAACTTAATGAAGAAAACAGAAGTGTTTTGAAACCAGAAGGCTTACTTACAAGAGACCCTAGAATGGTTGAGCGTAAGAAATTTGGACAGAAAAAAGCGCGTAAGAAATTTCAATTCTCTAAGCGTTAA
- the rpsB gene encoding 30S ribosomal protein S2 encodes MAQVEVKDLLDNGVHFGHLTRKWDPNMAPFIYMERNGIHIINLYKTAAKLEEATKALSKIAASGRKILFVATKKQAKDIVAEKAANVNMPYITERWPGGMLTNFVTIRKAVKKMAAIDRMKKDGTFNTLSKKERLQVDRLRAKLEKNLGSISDMTRLPGALFVVDIKREHIAIKEAQKLNIPIFAMVDTNSDPRQVDFVIPANDDASKSINKILATVTDGIAEGLEHRKAEKEGKSKESKETVAKAVAAPAVEAVEATKQEEE; translated from the coding sequence ATGGCACAAGTAGAAGTTAAAGACTTACTCGACAACGGTGTACACTTCGGACACCTCACAAGAAAATGGGATCCAAACATGGCTCCTTTTATTTACATGGAGCGCAATGGTATTCATATCATCAACCTCTACAAAACAGCTGCAAAACTAGAAGAGGCTACAAAAGCTCTTTCTAAAATAGCGGCCTCTGGACGAAAAATTCTTTTCGTAGCTACAAAAAAACAAGCAAAAGATATTGTCGCTGAAAAAGCAGCAAACGTCAATATGCCTTACATCACCGAGCGATGGCCAGGCGGGATGCTTACAAATTTTGTAACAATCCGTAAAGCCGTTAAGAAAATGGCTGCAATTGACCGCATGAAAAAAGATGGCACATTCAATACGCTTTCAAAAAAGGAACGCCTTCAGGTTGATCGTCTACGTGCTAAGTTAGAAAAGAACTTAGGATCTATCTCTGATATGACACGTCTACCAGGTGCTTTATTTGTTGTAGACATTAAAAGAGAACACATCGCAATTAAAGAAGCTCAGAAACTTAACATTCCAATTTTTGCAATGGTAGACACAAACTCAGACCCGAGACAGGTTGATTTTGTTATTCCAGCAAATGATGATGCTTCAAAGTCAATCAACAAAATTCTAGCCACTGTTACAGATGGTATTGCTGAAGGGCTTGAACACAGAAAAGCAGAAAAAGAAGGCAAGAGTAAAGAGTCTAAAGAAACTGTTGCAAAAGCTGTTGCTGCTCCAGCTGTTGAAGCTGTTGAAGCTACCAAACAAGAAGAGGAATAA
- the tsf gene encoding translation elongation factor Ts: protein MTKITAAEVNKLRKATGAGMMDCKKALVEAEGDFDNAIDILRKKGQKVAAKRADRDSTEGAAVAKVNEENTLGVAIVLGCETDFVGKNENFLALANQLAEIALDHTSKDAFLAADFGGMSVADKLVEQTGVIGEKLDLKSFEKVEAPYVGAYVHINKIAALVGLSANVDNAATLAKDLAMQVASMGATSLSYKDFDPAFVASETEARIAVIEKDNIELERLGKTLKNVPRYISMAQLTPEVLAQAEEDAKAQLKAEGKPEQIWDKILPGKMDRFISDNTTLDKEQCLLDQDFIKDDKSTVAKYVASYGEVEVTEFKRVALG, encoded by the coding sequence ATGACAAAGATTACAGCTGCCGAAGTAAACAAATTAAGAAAAGCTACTGGTGCAGGAATGATGGATTGTAAAAAAGCACTTGTTGAAGCCGAAGGAGATTTTGATAATGCAATTGATATCCTGCGTAAGAAAGGGCAAAAAGTCGCTGCCAAAAGAGCTGACCGTGACTCTACGGAAGGCGCTGCTGTTGCCAAAGTAAACGAAGAAAACACGCTTGGTGTTGCCATTGTATTAGGATGTGAGACTGATTTTGTTGGGAAGAATGAAAACTTCCTCGCATTAGCAAATCAACTTGCAGAGATTGCGCTAGACCACACATCTAAAGATGCGTTTTTAGCAGCAGACTTTGGCGGTATGTCTGTAGCTGATAAACTAGTCGAGCAAACAGGTGTGATTGGAGAAAAATTAGATTTAAAGTCTTTTGAAAAAGTGGAAGCTCCATATGTAGGTGCCTATGTACACATCAATAAAATTGCAGCCCTAGTTGGTCTTTCGGCAAACGTGGACAATGCTGCAACACTTGCGAAAGACCTCGCGATGCAGGTCGCTTCAATGGGCGCAACTTCATTATCGTACAAAGATTTCGATCCAGCTTTTGTTGCCTCTGAAACCGAAGCGCGTATTGCTGTTATTGAAAAAGATAATATTGAGCTTGAACGACTAGGTAAAACATTAAAGAATGTTCCTCGCTACATTTCTATGGCGCAATTGACCCCTGAAGTTTTGGCTCAAGCTGAAGAGGATGCAAAAGCACAACTCAAAGCTGAAGGAAAACCAGAACAAATTTGGGATAAAATTTTGCCAGGAAAAATGGACCGCTTTATCTCAGATAATACAACTTTAGATAAAGAACAGTGTCTGTTAGATCAAGATTTCATTAAAGACGATAAAAGCACAGTTGCAAAATATGTCGCTTCTTATGGTGAAGTTGAAGTTACTGAATTTAAAAGGGTAGCTTTAGGATAA
- the pyrH gene encoding UMP kinase, whose amino-acid sequence MTYKRILLKLSGEALMGNRQYGIDPLRLSEYARDIKDIVNKGIEVAIVIGGGNIFRGVAGASNGMDRVQGDHMGMLATVINGLALQSALENEEVPTRLQSAIKINEVAEPFIRRKAMRHLEKGRVVIFGGGTGNPYFTTDSAAVLRAIEIEADVIMKGTRVDGIYSADPEKDATASKFDNISFSDVLSKGLKVMDTTAFTLSQENELPIIVFDMNKKGNLMKIVSGEQIGTTVS is encoded by the coding sequence ATGACATACAAACGCATATTACTGAAACTATCTGGCGAAGCCCTCATGGGCAATCGACAGTATGGAATTGACCCTCTTCGTCTTTCCGAGTACGCAAGGGACATCAAAGACATTGTTAACAAAGGTATAGAAGTTGCTATTGTTATTGGAGGAGGAAACATTTTTAGAGGAGTTGCAGGGGCAAGTAATGGAATGGATCGTGTTCAAGGCGATCACATGGGAATGCTCGCAACAGTCATAAATGGATTAGCACTCCAAAGCGCTTTAGAAAATGAAGAGGTCCCTACGCGATTGCAATCAGCGATAAAAATTAATGAAGTTGCAGAACCATTTATACGCCGTAAGGCCATGCGCCATTTAGAAAAAGGGCGAGTTGTGATTTTTGGTGGAGGAACCGGAAATCCATATTTTACTACAGATTCAGCAGCAGTTTTAAGGGCAATTGAAATTGAGGCCGATGTGATAATGAAAGGAACTAGAGTCGATGGCATCTATTCTGCCGATCCCGAAAAAGATGCAACAGCAAGTAAATTTGACAATATTAGCTTTTCTGACGTCCTCAGCAAAGGCCTTAAGGTTATGGATACAACAGCATTTACGTTAAGTCAAGAAAATGAACTGCCTATTATTGTTTTTGATATGAATAAAAAAGGAAATTTAATGAAGATAGTTTCAGGAGAACAGATTGGAACGACAGTAAGTTAA
- the frr gene encoding ribosome recycling factor translates to MNEEIEFILDSTKEAMEKALKHLEKQFINIRAGKASPSMLGSVNVDYYGTLTPLAQVANVNTPDGRTITVQPWEKSMLQDIEHAIMVANLGFNPMNNGESIIINVPPLTEERRRELAKQAKGEAEDAKISIRGARKEGNNELKKLNDISEDLKKNTEADIQQMTDTHIVKADTLFAAKEKEILTV, encoded by the coding sequence ATGAACGAAGAAATTGAATTCATATTGGACAGTACCAAAGAAGCTATGGAAAAGGCCCTCAAGCATCTAGAAAAACAATTTATAAATATTCGTGCTGGTAAAGCAAGCCCATCTATGTTGGGTAGTGTAAACGTTGATTATTACGGGACACTAACGCCTTTAGCTCAAGTTGCTAATGTAAATACACCTGATGGCAGAACCATCACTGTTCAACCGTGGGAAAAATCAATGTTACAAGATATTGAACATGCTATAATGGTCGCCAATCTTGGATTTAACCCCATGAATAATGGCGAAAGTATCATCATCAACGTACCACCACTCACCGAAGAGCGTCGACGTGAGCTTGCTAAACAAGCAAAGGGAGAGGCTGAAGATGCAAAAATCTCTATTCGCGGTGCTCGAAAAGAGGGCAATAATGAACTTAAAAAACTAAATGACATCTCTGAAGACCTTAAAAAAAACACAGAGGCTGATATTCAACAGATGACCGATACACATATCGTGAAAGCTGATACTCTTTTTGCTGCAAAAGAAAAGGAGATTTTGACTGTGTAA